A window of the Penaeus monodon isolate SGIC_2016 chromosome 38, NSTDA_Pmon_1, whole genome shotgun sequence genome harbors these coding sequences:
- the LOC119597146 gene encoding heme-binding protein 2-like: MSMQRGASRRLTGTEDRMRTLVAITVLLAATSAHASWIDSITNQISSLFQSYEEAPYSVTATYPGYEERVYPAQKWVCTEHTAHRDDDDVRSNMFWNLFRYISGNNSNQQKIEMTVPVTTEYTEGTTTNKYQMCFYIGAEHQDDPATPTEQQVTIQQRPEMTVLTRTVGGYMDDDEDWLEETNRLAEIINANGESVSLSQTYWVGYDAPFKFWNRRNEVWFVKN, translated from the exons ATGAGCATGCAGCGAGGGGCCTCTCGTCGCCTCACCGGGACAGAAGACAG GATGCGGACTTTGGTTGCGATAACCGTGCTGCTCGCTGCAACGTCGGCCCACGCTAGCTGG ATCGACAGCATTACGAACCAGATCTCGAGTCTGTTTCAGTCATACGAAGAGGCGCCATACAGCGTCACCGCCACGTATCCC GGTTACGAAGAACGCGTCTACCCCGCCCAGAAATGGGTTTGCACTGAGCACACGGCGCACCGAGATGACGATGACGTGAGGTCGAATATGTTCTGGAACCTTTTCCGATATATCTCTGGCAACAACAGCAATC AGCAAAAAATCGAAATGACTGTCCCCGTTACGACCGAGTACACTGAGGGGACCACGACCAATAAGTACCAAATGTGCTTCTACATCGGAGCAGAGCACCAGGATGACCCCGCCACGCCCACCGAGCAACAGGTCACCATTCAGCAACGCCCGGAAATGACCGTGCTCACCAG GACTGTTGGAGGATATATGGACGATGACGAGGATTGGCTAGAGGAAACAAACCGTCTTGCCGAGATCATCAACGCAAATGGCGAATCTGTTTCTCTCAGCCAAACGTATTG gGTTGGCTACGACGCTCCCTTCAAGTTCTGGAACCGCCGTAACGAGGTATGGTTCGTCAAGAATTGA
- the LOC119596823 gene encoding heme-binding protein 1-like: protein MRCLCVCSLLLLASATNANWIDSIASQVGGLFHSYEEAPYRVDAKHTGYEERTYPAKKWVCSEEKSEDGTEVMERLFWRLFRYIDGENLAEVKLPMTVPVTTEFTAHREQNSFRMCFFIPDKLQENPPAPTNAKIAVSLRPQMTVFTRTVGGYMTTASDWLSEAATLSELVEADGIKVSLVHMFWAGYDAPLKFWWRRNEVWFPKV from the exons ATGCGCTGCCTGTGTGTTTGCTCGCTTCTTCTGCTGGCCTCCGCTACGAATGCCAACTGG ATAGACAGCATTGCCAGCCAGGTGGGCGGGCTGTTCCACTCCTATGAGGAAGCTCCGTACAGAGTCGATGCGAAGCACACC GGCTACGAGGAGCGAACTTACCCCGCCAAGAAGTGGGTTTGTTCGGAGGAGAAATCCGAAGATGGAACCGAGGTCATGGAGCGGCTTTTCTGGCGTCTGTTCCGCTACATCGACGGCGAGAACCTGGCAG AGGTGAAGCTCCCAATGACAGTGCCGGTGACCACGGAGTTCACCGCCCATCGCGAGCAGAACAGCTTCAGGATGTGCTTCTTCATACCCGATAAGCTGCAGGAGAATCCGCCCGCGCCAACCAACGCCAAGATCGCGGTCTCTCTTCGCCCTCAAATGACCGTTTTCACCAG GACTGTGGGAGGATACATGACCACCGCCAGTGACTGGTTGAGCGAAGCCGCGACCTTGTCCGAACTCGTGGAGGCCGACGGGATAAAAGTCTCGCTCGTCCATATGTTCTG GGCTGGCTACGACGCACCGCTCAAGTTCTGGTGGCGCCGCAATGAGGTCTGGTTCCCCAAGGTCTAA